Proteins encoded within one genomic window of Eurosta solidaginis isolate ZX-2024a chromosome 1, ASM4086904v1, whole genome shotgun sequence:
- the LOC137249254 gene encoding microfibril-associated glycoprotein 4-like yields MLWYRGKFSLAIFIIFVLYTQRAQAARVGCDSECLENKLDEVLARLKTLSEPTTVLTIESILASTQPEQPTENKPQQAAESAATDTAPTTTQQQRRNTHNTQSVRSIAATTTTTNDDKSNKNNNHKCTERLAGICQTAGVSEIQLDNMKIPPFPVLCDAERWIVVLQRLDGSVAFHNRTWDMYKQGFGSIGENSEFFLGLQHLHELTFNGFFELRIDMEDHEGVHKYAHYSDFSIFNEQSAYKMGILGIYHGTAGDSFMYHEGQQFSAIDRDNDAKSQGSCSEQYNSAGWFKSCMEANIFGKYLGGETDKVNEGMYWEAFHGSEYSLKRMKMSIRAKC; encoded by the exons ATGTTGTGGTACCGCGGCAAATTTTCCTtagcaatttttataattttcgtcCTATACACACAACGGGCGCAGGCGGCACGTGTAGGATGTGATTCTGAATGTTTGGAAAATAAATTAGATGAAGTCCTGGCAAG ATTAAAAACTTTATCGGAACCAACAACAGTACTGACCATCGAGTCCATTTTAGCATCTACACAACCGGAGCAGCCAACAGAAAATAA accTCAGCAGGCTGCAGAATCGGCAGCAACAGATACAGCACCAACAACGACCCAACAACAACGTCGTAACACACACAATACACAGTCAGTGCGCTCTATAGCCGCCACCACCACTACCACCAACGAtgataaaagcaataaaaacaacaaccacaaatGCACGGAACGTTTAGCCGGGATATGTCAAACGGCTGGAGTGAGTGAAATTCAGCTGGATAATATGAAAATTCCACCATTTCCAGTGCTCTGTGATGCTGAGCGTTGGATCGTAGTACTACAACGTTTGGATGGCTCTGTCGCTTTTCACAATCGCACCTGGGATATGTATAAGCAAGGTTTTGGTAGTATTGGTGAAAATAGTGAATTCTTTTTGGGTTTACAACATTTACACGAACTCACGTTTAATGGTTTCTTTGAGTTACGCATTGATATGGAGGACCATGAGGGTGTTCACAAATATGCACATTATAGTGATTTTAGCATTTTCAATGAACAGTCCGCCTATAAAATGGGTATATTGGGCATTTATCATGGTACAGCCGGTGATTCGTTTATGTATCATGAGGGACAACAATTTAGTGCGATAGATCGTGATAACGATGCTAAATCGCAGGGTAGTTGCAGTGAACAATATAATAGTGCTGGTTGGTTTAAGAGCTGCATGGAAGC TAACATCTTTGGAAAGTATTTGGGTGGTGAAACAGATAAAGTCAATGAGGGCATGTATTGGGAGGCCTTCCATGGTTCAGAATATTCGTTAAAACGAATGAAAATGTCAATACGCGCCAAGTGTTAA